One stretch of Niallia sp. XMNu-256 DNA includes these proteins:
- the rplI gene encoding 50S ribosomal protein L9, protein MKVIFLKDVKGKGKKGEVKNVADGYAHNFLLKQGLAVEANAANISSLNAQKKKEEQLAAEELAQAKELKDTLDKTTVELTAKSGEGGRLFGSITSKQIAEELQKTHKIKVDKRKIELVDAIRALGYTKVPVKLHPEVTATLNVHVKEV, encoded by the coding sequence ATGAAGGTAATCTTTTTAAAAGATGTGAAAGGTAAGGGAAAAAAAGGCGAGGTAAAGAATGTAGCAGATGGTTACGCCCATAATTTCCTACTCAAACAGGGATTGGCAGTGGAGGCAAATGCAGCAAATATTAGTTCGTTGAATGCCCAAAAGAAAAAAGAAGAACAACTAGCTGCTGAAGAATTGGCCCAAGCGAAGGAATTAAAGGACACATTGGATAAAACGACCGTTGAATTAACGGCTAAATCTGGTGAAGGTGGCCGTCTATTCGGTTCGATTACAAGTAAGCAAATTGCAGAAGAATTACAAAAGACTCATAAGATCAAAGTCGACAAACGCAAAATTGAACTAGTAGATGCCATTCGCGCACTTGGCTATACAAAGGTACCTGTAAAGCTACATCCAGAAGTAACG